Genomic DNA from Desulfonema ishimotonii:
GGCAGCGTTCCCGAAGCACCGGATCTCCCATCAGGTTGTTGAACATGGGCAGCCAGGTAATGGGGGAGGACATCAGCCCGTGGATGAAGACCACCGGTATCTTATCCCGTTCATAGGGCTGAAGCATGTGAAGCCCCTGCTGCTGACGCCAGGAGTTCGTATCCAGCAGGCCGGTGATGCCCCGCGCGGGCGGGGTGGACTCCATCATATAGGCCAGCGGTGTGGTCAGATCCGTCTCCAGAGGGGCTGTCCGTTCTCCGAAACGGATTTCGCGGGTCTTCAGCGGGTCATACAGCTCGGCCCGTGCCCTGTAAACAAACGGGACATCTCCCCGGTCGTGCAGGGAATCCCTGAACCGCAGCACCACCGTGGCCGCATAGGACTGGCGGATTTGCGGCATAAACCGTTCCTCTTTTCTGCCGGTGCCATCGGCAGGCGGTGTGCGGACAGCAATGAGCGGCAGGCCGATGCCATAGGCCTGATGGTGGTTCTCCAGCCCTTTCACCTCATATTCATAGGCCATGTGAAACGCTTCAAACTCCCTGAGCTGCCATACCAGTTCCGAATAATGCTCCTCAACCCGGACCTCCCCCCGGATGACCGGGTACGCCTTCCGGAGACCGCTCCGGTCGCGAACATACCGCAGTCCCTCGGCCAGCGAGCGGTTGTAGAATTCACATGCCTGGCGGGAGTGGGGGTGAAAGGCGCTGGGCGGCGGGCCGAAATTGTCGTCGAAAAGGTAGGTGCTGGCATACAGGGCGCATGAGAGGAAGTATTTTGACGCAGCCGCCGAAAGGTCCGGCTCCCGGTTGGCCCGGATATAGCACAGTTCCGTGAGGGCAAAAAGCGTGTCCCGGTCCGGCAGGCGGTCCAGCATCCGGTCGATGCGCTCCAGGGTTTCCACCGGCCCATCTGTCCAGGCCCCGATCAGATCCCGCTGGCGCAGAAACAGCAGGGTCCGCTCGCTGGGCGAATCCGAGTTCAGGGCGCTGCGGTCCATATCTTCAAACCGCTCTGCCAGCGCCACCTGTCGGACCCCGACATCATGGGCGCATCCGGTCAGCAGGATGAGCAGAATGAGTACGGGAATCTGTTGAAAAAGACGGGGTATGCCGCTTTTTGAACCGCTCTGTCGCATCTTTGTTTTCTCCGTCATCCTGTTTTCAGGGATTAAGAAGCTGTTTTTGTCAGCAACACCGCCTCAACCCGCTTCAGCGGGTTTCGGAGGATTCAGCCGGGGAATTTCAGTGCGTTGTGGAAAAATCCCCCCTGCCCCCTTTAAAAAAGATAGTCTATGCACACAAGTCATCTCGTTCCCAGGCTCTGCCTCCTGTCCGTGCGAGGCGGAGCCTCGTAACGAGATTCCGGGTATTTTACCCCGCTTTCCCGACATTCCCGAAAGCTGGTCCGTCTTTATCTGACTTATGTGCATAGACTATCTTTAAAAAAGGGGG
This window encodes:
- a CDS encoding esterase/lipase family protein, with amino-acid sequence MRQSGSKSGIPRLFQQIPVLILLILLTGCAHDVGVRQVALAERFEDMDRSALNSDSPSERTLLFLRQRDLIGAWTDGPVETLERIDRMLDRLPDRDTLFALTELCYIRANREPDLSAAASKYFLSCALYASTYLFDDNFGPPPSAFHPHSRQACEFYNRSLAEGLRYVRDRSGLRKAYPVIRGEVRVEEHYSELVWQLREFEAFHMAYEYEVKGLENHHQAYGIGLPLIAVRTPPADGTGRKEERFMPQIRQSYAATVVLRFRDSLHDRGDVPFVYRARAELYDPLKTREIRFGERTAPLETDLTTPLAYMMESTPPARGITGLLDTNSWRQQQGLHMLQPYERDKIPVVFIHGLMSSPITWLPMFNNLMGDPVLRERCQFWFFMYPTGNPILYSASILRESLKQIRHTFDPDGHDPAFSRMVLVGHSMGGLLSRLMVSESGDRFWRYISEKPPEDFDLTEDQRILVNRVFFFKPLPFISRVIFISAPHRGSAWADRRIGRIGASLVRLPFTLIKNSVGLLASMGQTPLQQSVTKMGKIPTGIDGLSPNSYFMQATAGLRISPEIPCHSIIGNRDAADTPGGTDGIVPYASSHLDDAVSEIIVRSGHSAQKHPLAILEVRRILADHLNTPVNEPFITSERSHHEPE